From the Calderihabitans maritimus genome, one window contains:
- a CDS encoding helix-turn-helix domain-containing protein produces MKHLEWFNSLDPEVQAMLEDWGEIGGPQTESQEHYLVEDVAKALRLSPITVREYTREGKIFARKLGRKWLIPVDAVARYIYNASHEQKADDHIPMGVVFVWSDRDGSILADYRFVSDKELVNFSSQADLKRFMGVKEGTGFWCELFPVLACENLLEDVGLLSPTLNEIKQKRGKLRLSDKIFELPPKMRFSFQQLASKDWFKMPIPLIEQEYKTLFGKDPDINDLRLLRMALVTATIINGDEKRLEEIEKWFLFGPLLEDFNEHSGDS; encoded by the coding sequence ATGAAACACTTAGAGTGGTTTAATTCTCTTGACCCTGAAGTTCAGGCCATGCTGGAGGATTGGGGAGAGATTGGCGGACCTCAAACTGAAAGCCAGGAACACTATTTGGTAGAGGATGTAGCGAAAGCATTACGACTGAGTCCAATTACTGTACGCGAATATACTCGTGAAGGAAAGATATTTGCCAGAAAACTTGGGCGGAAATGGCTGATACCTGTAGATGCTGTCGCGAGGTATATCTACAATGCGTCTCACGAGCAAAAAGCAGACGATCATATTCCTATGGGGGTTGTGTTCGTTTGGTCTGACCGGGACGGAAGTATTTTAGCTGATTACAGGTTTGTTTCCGATAAGGAGTTAGTAAACTTTTCTTCCCAGGCGGACCTGAAACGATTCATGGGCGTCAAGGAGGGAACGGGTTTTTGGTGCGAACTATTTCCAGTCCTCGCTTGTGAAAATCTATTGGAAGATGTGGGGTTGCTTTCACCTACTTTGAACGAAATCAAGCAGAAACGAGGAAAGCTGAGACTTTCAGACAAGATATTTGAATTACCTCCAAAGATGAGGTTTAGCTTCCAGCAGTTGGCGTCCAAAGATTGGTTCAAAATGCCGATTCCGCTAATCGAACAAGAGTATAAAACTCTATTCGGCAAAGATCCTGACATAAATGATTTACGGTTGTTAAGGATGGCCCTTGTGACGGCAACGATTATAAATGGAGATGAAAAGAGATTAGAAGAAATAGAGAAATGGTTCTTGTTCGGTCCATTACTTGAAGATTTCAATGAACACTCAGGTGATTCGTGA
- a CDS encoding sigma-70 family RNA polymerase sigma factor: MGKSKDVYYKRVKKLVKKYLSKVNQKQSISVKEIIEDFLQIDETIDYDMIERFILSIEKIGGKVIDKSALYKQNMANNPSGNNHISSNMLSSCKNQAVTLYNNFVQKYLLKVNQNLPIDVFNIMEDYLEINSEIDYEKIRKIVETLEKIGAKVINKEVLKNAAFLPATDDDVLTTSDMRYSANDQELEYDDSSLQAVVSIKDVISLLMKDIRNYPVLTPKEEYELAERMAAGDKEAKNKLILSNIRLVISIAKRYCNQSGILGLDDLVSEGIIGLMKAANKFDYRKGYKFSTYATWWITQAITRSIADKARLIRLPVHVLETCNKIKREINRFIYENQRDPTVHDLANALGMNEEQLEQYLIYIEKYMNSFPSLDAPATEDDDSTLKELIAIADYEGVEEQVMANILAEEINNVLRSLTDRESNIITLRFGLHNREPMTLEQIGQIYGVTRERIRQIEVKAIRKLRHPSRRNRLVDWIKS, encoded by the coding sequence ATGGGGAAAAGCAAAGATGTTTATTATAAGCGTGTAAAAAAGCTTGTAAAAAAATATCTATCAAAAGTAAATCAGAAACAGTCTATTAGTGTAAAGGAAATTATCGAGGATTTTTTACAGATTGATGAAACCATTGATTATGACATGATAGAACGTTTTATTTTGAGTATTGAAAAAATTGGCGGGAAGGTTATTGACAAAAGTGCTTTATATAAACAAAATATGGCTAATAACCCTTCCGGCAACAACCACATTTCATCAAATATGCTTTCGTCTTGCAAAAATCAAGCTGTTACACTGTACAATAATTTTGTGCAAAAATATCTATTGAAAGTTAATCAAAACTTGCCTATCGATGTTTTTAATATCATGGAAGATTACCTAGAAATAAATAGCGAAATTGATTATGAAAAAATAAGAAAAATAGTGGAAACACTGGAGAAAATCGGCGCAAAAGTTATTAACAAAGAAGTTTTAAAAAATGCTGCATTTTTACCTGCGACGGATGATGACGTGCTTACTACGTCCGATATGAGATACTCGGCTAATGATCAGGAATTGGAATACGATGATAGCTCTTTACAAGCCGTCGTTTCTATTAAGGATGTTATATCCTTGTTGATGAAGGATATTAGAAATTACCCGGTCTTAACCCCAAAAGAAGAATATGAGTTGGCTGAAAGAATGGCAGCAGGTGATAAAGAAGCAAAAAATAAACTTATCCTGTCTAACATTCGCTTGGTAATAAGCATCGCTAAAAGATATTGTAATCAATCCGGAATATTGGGATTGGATGATCTTGTTTCAGAAGGAATAATAGGTCTAATGAAGGCGGCTAATAAGTTTGACTACCGAAAAGGGTACAAGTTTTCCACTTATGCTACTTGGTGGATTACACAAGCTATTACCAGGTCAATTGCAGATAAAGCCCGTTTAATACGCCTCCCAGTTCATGTGTTGGAAACTTGCAATAAAATTAAAAGAGAAATTAATCGTTTTATATATGAAAACCAACGTGATCCCACAGTTCATGATTTAGCAAATGCTTTGGGAATGAACGAAGAACAGCTAGAGCAATACCTAATTTATATAGAAAAATATATGAACAGTTTTCCTTCCCTTGACGCTCCAGCAACAGAAGACGACGATTCAACATTAAAAGAACTAATTGCCATCGCAGATTACGAAGGAGTTGAGGAGCAAGTTATGGCAAATATTTTAGCTGAAGAAATTAATAATGTTTTACGTTCATTAACAGATCGGGAGTCCAATATTATCACATTACGTTTTGGTCTTCACAACCGAGAACCTATGACACTGGAGCAGATAGGACAAATATATGGCGTAACCAGGGAAAGAATTCGCCAAATAGAAGTCAAGGCTATTAGAAAACTACGTCATCCTTCTAGACGGAACCGTTTAGTTGATTGGATAAAAAGTTGA
- a CDS encoding DUF4238 domain-containing protein codes for MTKHHFIPRSYLAGFTTSGKKDDRLWVLDQETGKQWPGKPNTVAFQHDLYIIENADDKEIPPNALEQEFGNTIENKVAPIIKEITIKGRLPVGEEFVELMKFIALLFARTPSHRETLEKPLKEVGELILHEILATPERYKNTIEKMRKDGFEINEEAGYEDMKAFIRNGNYDICVNQNFYLKLLLHSANIIAPLLMERKWSLVITDDKFGGFICSDNPVSLVWTVPMPPFYSPGFGMLNTEITVPLSKNFALIGRFEGEAQVGLATKKTVASINSRTGMYSKRFVYSAKKDFIWINKNGQISTTADLIKAIQKKISR; via the coding sequence ATGACAAAACATCATTTTATTCCTCGGTCTTACCTGGCCGGTTTCACCACATCAGGAAAAAAAGATGATAGGCTTTGGGTATTGGACCAGGAAACAGGTAAACAATGGCCAGGAAAACCTAATACCGTAGCATTTCAGCACGATTTGTATATCATTGAAAATGCAGATGATAAAGAAATACCGCCGAATGCGCTTGAACAAGAATTTGGAAATACTATCGAAAATAAAGTAGCCCCTATTATTAAAGAAATAACTATTAAAGGTCGTTTACCAGTTGGTGAAGAGTTTGTGGAACTTATGAAGTTTATAGCTTTGCTTTTTGCTAGAACCCCAAGCCATCGCGAAACCTTAGAAAAGCCCCTAAAGGAAGTAGGTGAATTGATACTACATGAAATCCTGGCAACTCCAGAACGTTATAAAAATACTATAGAAAAAATGCGTAAGGATGGTTTTGAAATTAATGAAGAAGCAGGCTATGAGGACATGAAAGCATTTATAAGAAACGGCAATTATGATATTTGTGTTAACCAGAATTTTTACTTAAAATTATTACTTCATTCAGCTAACATAATCGCTCCCCTACTTATGGAAAGAAAATGGTCTTTGGTCATTACCGATGATAAATTTGGTGGCTTTATTTGTTCAGATAATCCGGTCTCTCTCGTATGGACAGTTCCGATGCCGCCGTTTTACAGTCCCGGTTTTGGGATGCTTAATACTGAAATTACCGTGCCTTTGAGTAAGAATTTTGCTCTAATTGGACGTTTTGAAGGAGAAGCCCAAGTAGGTCTAGCTACAAAAAAGACAGTAGCGTCAATTAACAGTCGTACAGGTATGTATTCAAAACGTTTCGTGTACTCTGCTAAGAAAGACTTTATCTGGATAAACAAAAACGGTCAGATAAGTACCACGGCTGATTTAATTAAAGCTATACAAAAGAAAATAAGTAGGTAA
- a CDS encoding endonuclease NucS domain-containing protein — translation MYESELHKVLRDNPELIEPGLRFLQQEVPIGQGLRCDLLYEDIKGRKVYVEVKWIAGKRAVIQVEQYEVVRKGDRGKSRFVLAAVDAKPGIPELLARRGFEFIKIDRDSLIALRPEWKEKLRKNNIGPHSSKVRRSAIPPEINDAKLKILHKLCEDLRDEFPDIEFNHSPESRDRLIMLWDRNDYFLFDFSTEVEDGFRCAFVVDLDQENSQRRQAFQETLRSLSEEVADTLGCPVKDGIGNHNLVKEGLKSWTKISNHRRKGVHCIYRLPGIEWTDSDGAVKNILPYIYKFVERMNSLLQRYRPK, via the coding sequence ATGTATGAAAGTGAGCTGCACAAGGTTCTTCGGGACAATCCAGAATTGATAGAGCCTGGCTTGCGTTTTTTACAACAAGAAGTCCCGATAGGACAGGGCCTGCGCTGTGATCTTCTATACGAGGATATCAAAGGGAGGAAAGTGTATGTTGAGGTCAAATGGATTGCTGGAAAGCGGGCCGTTATACAAGTTGAGCAGTACGAAGTAGTGCGAAAAGGGGATCGTGGTAAGTCCCGTTTTGTCCTGGCAGCCGTTGATGCAAAACCAGGGATCCCGGAACTTCTTGCAAGACGTGGTTTTGAATTCATAAAGATTGATAGAGATTCGTTAATTGCTCTTCGCCCCGAATGGAAGGAAAAACTTCGAAAAAATAATATAGGTCCTCATTCATCGAAAGTAAGACGTTCTGCAATCCCACCAGAAATAAACGATGCTAAATTAAAGATACTTCATAAACTGTGTGAGGATCTGCGTGATGAGTTTCCGGATATTGAGTTTAATCATAGTCCAGAGTCCCGCGATCGGTTGATCATGCTGTGGGATAGGAACGACTATTTCCTTTTTGATTTCTCTACAGAAGTCGAAGATGGCTTTCGTTGTGCGTTTGTGGTTGATTTAGATCAGGAAAATTCTCAAAGGCGCCAAGCCTTCCAAGAAACTTTACGAAGCTTATCTGAAGAAGTTGCCGATACTCTGGGGTGTCCCGTTAAGGACGGTATCGGGAACCATAATTTGGTTAAGGAAGGCTTGAAAAGCTGGACAAAAATATCGAATCACAGGCGGAAGGGAGTACACTGCATCTACCGACTACCGGGAATTGAATGGACCGATTCAGATGGTGCTGTAAAAAATATACTTCCCTACATATATAAATTTGTTGAACGAATGAATTCATTACTCCAACGTTACCGGCCAAAGTAA
- a CDS encoding ATP-binding protein: protein MNDIYQKRLPILNSVFTPASPIEDQRIFAGRSEQINAIIELAYERGMQGVIYGERGVGKTSLANIVNLILSNAGLLTAKVSCDSTDNYTSLWKKVLSNLSIDYSVTEKYIGFTSSETTTNKKIPVSLFIEEETISPGNVVTALKLIYEQLNSSILIILDEFDRLGSDFNRLVFADTLKNIADNFPKIHILIVGVAETITELIGEHASIERNIKQIYLPSMSSEEIAEIISNGLKHLEMTMDEKVIKKIIEFSSGYPHYTHLLCLNSCKTALRNGSSHVSLSDFDNAIRISVKEIHESLRSSYQKATLATKPNIYKEVLWACALAETDEHGTFQAVDLEEPLSKILGRDVKVNHFTYHLGKFTSEERGEILTTVSVGNRTRYKFKNPLMKAFVKLNMYLFSPLTDLDKES from the coding sequence ATGAATGACATTTACCAAAAAAGACTGCCAATATTAAATAGCGTTTTTACGCCTGCATCACCAATTGAAGATCAAAGAATATTCGCTGGCCGCTCTGAACAAATTAACGCCATTATTGAATTGGCTTACGAAAGAGGTATGCAAGGGGTCATATACGGCGAAAGAGGCGTTGGGAAAACCTCTTTAGCCAACATAGTAAATCTGATTCTTTCCAATGCAGGTCTTCTTACAGCAAAAGTAAGTTGCGATAGTACAGATAATTATACCAGTTTATGGAAGAAAGTACTCTCTAATCTTTCTATTGACTATAGCGTAACTGAAAAATACATAGGTTTTACCAGTTCGGAAACGACAACTAACAAAAAAATCCCGGTATCCCTGTTCATTGAGGAAGAAACTATTTCACCTGGAAACGTAGTTACTGCACTTAAATTGATTTATGAACAACTCAATAGTTCAATATTAATCATCCTTGATGAGTTTGATAGACTAGGGTCGGACTTTAATCGTTTAGTTTTTGCCGATACTTTAAAAAACATTGCTGACAACTTTCCAAAAATTCATATTCTTATAGTCGGTGTAGCTGAAACAATAACAGAACTAATAGGGGAACACGCTTCAATAGAAAGAAACATTAAGCAAATTTATCTTCCAAGCATGTCATCTGAGGAAATCGCCGAAATTATTTCAAATGGTTTGAAGCACTTAGAAATGACAATGGATGAAAAAGTAATTAAAAAAATAATAGAGTTTTCTTCTGGGTATCCACATTATACACATTTGTTATGTTTAAATTCTTGCAAAACAGCGCTTAGAAATGGAAGTTCCCATGTTTCGCTTAGTGATTTTGATAATGCAATTAGAATTTCAGTGAAAGAAATCCATGAAAGTCTAAGGTCAAGCTATCAAAAGGCTACATTAGCTACTAAGCCTAACATTTACAAAGAGGTTCTGTGGGCATGTGCTTTAGCAGAAACTGATGAACACGGTACTTTTCAGGCGGTAGATTTAGAAGAACCATTGAGTAAGATCTTGGGACGGGATGTCAAAGTTAATCACTTCACTTATCATTTGGGGAAATTCACCTCTGAAGAGAGAGGTGAGATCTTAACTACTGTTTCCGTCGGAAATCGAACAAGATATAAGTTCAAAAACCCTCTTATGAAGGCTTTTGTAAAACTTAACATGTATCTATTTAGCCCCCTAACTGATTTGGACAAAGAGTCTTAA